One window from the genome of Kluyveromyces marxianus DMKU3-1042 DNA, complete genome, chromosome 3 encodes:
- the KAP114 gene encoding karyopherin KAP114, with translation MSLSYLLEGIQSPNREERENAESSLLEHCANNPPQTFIELIDIASEKHNAVNIRQLSLLCLRKLITMHWSAGFPSFIGPPGVGEEGKDIIRSSLLNLLANANNETKITSTVTYCIVQICAVDFPDEWPGLLDYLNDIILNQHSENAIVLLTELVEDVITNEMFFDNAVGRKILDTVLLSLKDQNMQAQTKSKILKLYQFCLSQLDNISIFLSPEQINEWLQQHLQEVNKCISNLLLQYESNDSLEAIELQGELFNTLNKMFGVNQKVLGSKGDFSFGLRMVLAAIECNSDYFVKALTQPNEARIDILNTNCVYAIQYLASIPEELFTAINYRGLTESLIKLCLLSEDHFEICDFNDYVASETGLTSAYTARNEIGQFVSTCDELTFSAISKFALERCLQWTSNDARIQESSLYLFQELCSNEISMNISRYQDFLSLAVMIMDDSSCPTLVKSRAILATPRFIENNTDNIPAVKEVVQQLLIKTVNCTSSSDDDILLSSFVICFTYYSSFAELQTVLDKQTSLILQDSLLIAIESLYQSCEEDSLGLLLEAMHDIVKCWNMYQTLETRERILNLLLRISSSEPSNVRIVLEAVRSIPHLLKDLKSADYTRLCQNCFPSFVDTLSTFLQSHQTYSPMVTLTLEFLSAFVRNPPVERAIPDVVVNYVLAPLVQFIKQCPDENIIETALHALALLACNSDERYWKDSINEICSLAFNNERSLYRIIDVTPIMLLSIRIDKSQQNKFIKPIMEQTIEKLSDHNKVHPVDSFVIILCEILCIDLRGSLDFLFSPEVNMHESIGQYCIFELLKSFEETRSKNMLKELSITLSMIYFENDQRVIELSFQDDSNEERKSFKSYLLKMFSDELIIQLQLEESQEEEEDADEDYEDDYMAQENDDLVLLTGRDMSMTLIDVLTAFFKKLHETNDECLKSMLNSLTKEEVSYISKVLS, from the coding sequence ATGTCTCTCTCATACTTGCTAGAGGGAATACAATCTCCGaatagagaagaaagagaaaatgcTGAAAGCAGTTTACTCGAACATTGCGCCAATAACCCACCCCAAACGTTTATAGAATTAATTGATATCGCATCTGAAAAACATAATGCGGTGAATATCCGCCAACTTTCACTACTCTGCTTGAGAAAGCTCATAACGATGCATTGGTCTGCTGGTTTTCCATCCTTCATTGGACCGCCAGGTGTGGGTGAGGAGGGCAAGGACATTATTAGAAGCAGTTTATTAAACCTTTTGGCCAACGCCAATAATGAAACTAAAATCACATCTACCGTGACATATTGCATAGTGCAGATTTGTGCTGTTGACTTTCCTGATGAATGGCCGGGACTCTTAGACTACTTGAACGATATTATATTGAACCAACATTCCGAGAATGCCATTGTTTTGTTAACAGAGCTAGTGGAGGACGTTATTACAAATGAAATGTTTTTTGACAATGCTGTGGGTCGTAAAATACTTGATACAGTTTTATTGTCATTAAAAGATCAGAATATGCAGGCGCAAAcaaaatccaaaatattgaaattgtATCAGTTCTGTCTCTCTCAGTTAGACAATATATCTATCTTCCTTTCCCCAGAACAAATCAACGAATGGCTACAACAACATTTACAAGAAGTTAACAAATGTATTAGTAATTTGCTATTACAGTACGAATCTAATGATAGTTTGGAAGCCATAGAACTCCAAGgtgaacttttcaatacATTAAACAAAATGTTTGGCGTCAATCAAAAAGTTTTGGGATCTAAAGGTGatttttcatttggatTAAGAATGGTGTTGGCAGCTATAGAATGCAACAGTGACTATTTTGTCAAAGCCTTAACGCAACCAAACGAAGCAAGAATTGATATCCTCAATACCAACTGCGTATATGCTATTCAGTATCTTGCCTCTATTCCAGAGGAATTGTTTACTGCTATAAATTATCGTGGGCTTACGGAATCTTTAATTAAGCTATGCTTACTTTCAGAAGACCACTTCGAAATATGCGATTTCAATGATTATGTTGCCAGTGAAACTGGGCTGACATCCGCATATACAGCAAGGAATGAAATTGGGCAATTTGTTTCAACTTGCGATGAACTAACGTTCTCAGCAATAAGTAAATTTGCTTTAGAAAGATGCCTACAATGGACTTCAAATGATGCACGTATTCAAGAATCTTCCCTATATTTGTTTCAGGAACTTTGCTCTAATGAAATATCGATGAACATTTCTAGATATCAAGATTTTTTATCACTGGCTGTTATGATTATGGATGACAGTTCTTGTCCAACGCTGGTGAAATCCAGAGCTATTTTAGCTACTCCAAGGTTCATTGAGAATAATACGGATAATATTCCTGCTGTAAAAGAGGTAGTCCAGCAGTTATTGATTAAAACGGTTAActgtacttcttcttcagatgACGATATACTACTATCTTCATTTGTGATATGTTTTACATACTACAGTTCCTTTGCAGAACTTCAAACTGTCCTAGACAAACAAACGTCATTGATTCTTCAAGATTCCTTATTAATCGCAATAGAATCATTATACCAAAGTTGCGAAGAGGATTCTCTGGGCCTGCTATTGGAAGCGATGCATGATATTGTCAAATGTTGGAATATGTACCAAACTCTTGAGACCAGGGAGCGAATTTTGAATCTACTCTTACGAATTTCTTCCAGCGAACCTTCAAACGTGAGAATTGTACTAGAAGCAGTCCGTTCCATTCCTCATCTCTTGAAAGATCTGAAATCGGCAGATTATACCCGTCTCTGCCAAAATTGCTTTCCTAGTTTTGTTGACACTCTTTCGACTTTCTTACAGAGCCATCAAACCTACTCTCCCATGGTCACATTAACTTTGGAATTCCTTTCAGCTTTTGTCAGGAATCCACCTGTGGAGAGAGCTATTcctgatgttgttgttaatTATGTTTTAGCTCCTCTAGTACAATTTATCAAACAATGCCCAGATGAAAACATTATAGAGACAGCATTGCATGCATTAGCACTACTAGCGTGTAATTCAGATGAAAGATATTGGAAGGATAGTATAAATGAGATTTGTTCCTTGGCTTTCAATAATGAAAGGTCTTTATATCGAATTATTGATGTAACACCAATAATGTTGCTTTCGATTCGAATTGATAAATCACAACAGAATAAATTTATCAAACCCATAATGGAACAAACAATAGAGAAGTTATCCGATCACAATAAAGTGCACCCTGTTGATAGTTTCGTAATCATTCTTTGCGAAATATTATGCATAGATCTACGGGGTAGTTTagactttttgttttcaccCGAGGTAAATATGCATGAATCGATTGGGCAGTATTGTATTTTCGAGTTATTGAAgtcatttgaagaaactcGTAGCAAAAATATGCTTAAAGAGTTGTCAATTACACTCTCGATGATCtactttgaaaatgatcAAAGAGTAATTGAATTATCCTTTCAAGATGATTCCAATGAGGAGAGAAAGTCGTTTAAGAGCTACTTACTGAAAATGTTTTCTGATGAATTAATCATTCAATTACAGCTTGAGGAATCgcaagaagaggaagaggatgCTGATGAAGATTATGAAGATGACTATATGGctcaagaaaatgatgatcTGGTTCTGCTAACCGGACGGGATATGAGTATGACACTAATTGATGTATTAACTgcttttttcaaaaaactGCATGAAACAAATGACGAATGCTTAAAGTCTATGTTAAATTCATTAA